Within the Nicotiana tabacum cultivar K326 chromosome 11, ASM71507v2, whole genome shotgun sequence genome, the region accaaaatcatcaaatcacatcgaattcaagcctatgaatctcaagaactttcaaattccatttttgatcaaaaacccaaccaaaccacgtccgaatgacctcaaattttgcagacaagtccaaaatgacataacgaagctactgaaactctcggaattccattccgaccctcggatcaaaatctcacctatcaaccggaattcgccaaaatactaacttcgccaattcaagcctaattctacatcgtacctccaaaaccacttccgatcactctcctatgtcaaaaatcacctcccgaagataaccgatccatcggaactcacatccgaaccctctaacacataagtcaacatccggttgacttttccaacttaagccttcttaaaagagactaagtgtctcatttcttaccaaatcctctctgaactcgaactaatcatctcgatcccataaaacacggataacaaagcgtaaataagctgaaatgggggaaatggggcggtaactcatgagacgactggttaGGTTGTCACAGTTCGGGAAGATGAGGTAATGTCAATTCTCAAGGCATGCCATGACTCCCCGGTTTGGGGTCATTATGGAAGAAACTGGATGGCGGAAAAAGTGCTTGAATGTGGCTACTATTGGCCATCGATCTACTAAGACGCAAATCAAATGTTCAAGGCATGCGATCAATGTCAAAGGCAAGGGTCAATATCTAAAGgacatgagatgcctatgaatTTTGTAATGGAGGTCGAGATCTTTGATATGTGGGGGATAGACTTCATGGGCCCCTTCGTGAGCTCTTATGGCATGACATATATATTGGTGGCTGTAGACTACGTCTCCAAATGGGTCTAGGCAATCTCcttgcctaacaatgaagcaaggagtgtgaccgcattcttgaagaagaacatattcacgtGGTTTGGTACCCTCAGGTCCATCCTTAGTGATGGTggttctcacttttgcaacaaggctttcatTGGGTTGCTCGAAAAGTATGGCATAAAGCACAAGGTggccacaccttatcatcctCAGTCGAGTGGTtaggttgaagtctccaacagggcgATCAAAAACATCCTAGtaaaaactgtcaatgcaaataggattGACTGGTCAAGGAAGCTAGACAATGCATTGTGGGCATATCGCACGGCATTTTATACTCCCATTGGCACCTCATTGTACCAGTTGGTTTTTGGTAAGGTGTGTCACTTGCTAGTGAAGCTTGAACACAAGccatgtgggcattgaagaagctgAATCCTTACAGGGCCAAAGTTGCTAACCTGAGAATGACACAACTCAATGAGATGGAAGAATTTTGTCTCCATGCCTATGAGAGTACAATCATGTATAAGGAGAGAATGAAGTTTTTCCATGACAAGAAGAtcttgaagagggaattcaaatCCGGTGACTTGGTCTTACTCTTCAACTCAAGACTCAATTTGTTTCCGGGAAAACTCAAATTGAAATGGTCTGGCCCATTCAAAGTTGTGAGTATATCCCCCTATGGTGTTATTAAATTGGAGTCGGAGGATGGAACTCAAACTTTCAAAGTGAATGGTCAACGAGTCAAGCATTACCTCGGTACCACAGGAGAAAGGCATTTGATagaacaattttctttaaaggATAGTCCAATACCAGCCCCCACCACTGAGTAGCCCAAACAGGGTCAACATCATCGTGcagcgacgttaaatcaagcgcttcttgggaggcaacccatgtgtggtaacaaccttttgtaaatttattattattattatttatgtaGGTTTAGTTGTTATTATTGAGCAAGTTTACGTGTGTGTTATAATGCAGGTAGTGTAAAATACCATGAACGGGGTGCAGGTACTGAGGTAAATGAAGGAAAGAAGGTTCCATAGTTTGCGGCaactatgcggccgcataatgacTTTGCGAACATCATAGTCATCACAGACACAGTCAGAAAAAATGGCAAATTGGGTCCTCAAAAATGCGATAAGATTTTAACTTATGCGTCCCGCATAACAACTATTCGACCGCAGAACGCGTCGCAAAGTAAGGTTGAGCGACCCAGTCATTAACCAGCGCATAAAACATATGTGACCGTATAATGTGTTATGCAATTCACTTGCCCGCCGCAAAATGCACAGGTATAAAACCTTTCGCATAATAGTCGCACTCTCACTCTTGCTCACACAAAAGCATTGTATAACAcgatcaaaatcaaaaaaaaaaaagcaaggaaaagaaaagagaaaagaccAAAAACACACAATCACACAAAGAGGATCATACTTGCATAAATGACTCACCT harbors:
- the LOC107781101 gene encoding uncharacterized protein LOC107781101, whose translation is MWALKKLNPYRAKVANLRMTQLNEMEEFCLHAYESTIMYKERMKFFHDKKILKREFKSGDLVLLFNSRLNLFPGKLKLKWSGPFKVVSISPYGVIKLESEDGTQTFKVNGQRVKHYLGTTGERHLIEQFSLKDSPIPAPTTE